Genomic segment of Apium graveolens cultivar Ventura chromosome 7, ASM990537v1, whole genome shotgun sequence:
actcatatgttttgttttaatctaaccatggcagttaagcaagaagatggtcaggcttagacgcactgctcgtaagagcgtacctagtggtccctatcgtgttgagggcttccggttgccagagcaggtactaaagtttttgagtgagcaagcgtttagccagagagttgtaaagatatAATGGATTATCTGTCGGTTTcaagccgggatcgactatgtatatttggttttattttggggttgtaagttatattttatgattggtagttgtaatcttgtctcatactttatcctctttgatcctgttagtagctaatcggggtttatgcttatttaattagtagattaaagGTGTATGAGTCCCAATTTCCTAATCCCgtcctaaccccgagattgatgGAGTCACATATTTACCTCGCACATGCAAAGTAAtgtcaaattttatttatttagtaaaaatagaataaaataaaagcttATATGCCGTGAGACTTATGGTTACCATAATTTTCGTAACTCAGTTAATACTCTTTTTGTGTAAGTCTTCAATCACTAAAATTCATGTAGTTATCCCTGCTTGAAATTATCTGTTCTTACTTTCTATATTTTGTATATTTTAGTTAGACCATACTTGAAATATCATATTAATACACGAGAATTTTATAATTATTACACGACATAATACATATTTtccaaaatattattattaattattttatattaaaatacaCTTGCAACTTATAAAAGTTTGGAGATAATATCACATTTTGTTTAATCTATAATTCAACCTAATTCAATTTTAAGCAAAAAAATATGTTGGAACTAATTTTACAGTACTGGACTACTGGTAAATAAAAATTAGAGTGTTGGGAGTAGTGTACACACCTTCTCTCTCTcctcctctctctctccctctctctctcgtctctctctctctcttcccgAAAACAGAAAAGGACACATTCTCTCTCCTCTCTGGTAAGAAACTCTTTTCGCGCAACGCAACGAAATTCCCAATTATTACTACTATACTGCTATTATACAATTATTAATTACTATGCACTTTCTCCCCCTTATATCTATACACACATACTCTTTGTTTATATATCTTCTCTTCTCTCCTGTTTTTTTTAGAGAGAGAAACTAGGCGAGATCGAGAGTTACGACGTCGATAAAGCTCAATCATCTTTTGCTATGGGATGTTGTGGATCATCGATCGCTAAAGGCGATGGTTAGATTCTAATccctctctctctatatatatataattatatatgtatatttttttaTGTTTGATTGATGTTGATTTTGTGAATCTACGTGTTTAGGTTTAATGCGAGTGATGATGAACTGTGAATTTTGTATGTGTTTTGATGTTTGAATTGTGTTTTGGTGTTTTGATTTGGCTGTTTAGTGTTTGTGTCACTGTTGTAGATTATGATTGAGTTGATAGATGATAAAATTACGGAAAATTAAGTTTTGTGAGTGCGAGTGTGCTGTTGTAGTGTAAGCTTTTCGGAGTTGGAGGCAGTTAGCTGGAATGTGATTGATAATGTGTAATTAAGCCGTATTAGTGTTAGTGTATTGTTTTCGTCTTGTTTTCCTGGAGTCTGTTAATTTGAAGGCGGTTCGTTGGAATGTAATTGATAATGTGTAATTATGTAAGTAGAGGATAAAATTTCGAAAAAATAAGTCTTGTTAGTGTTAGTGTACTGTTTTTGTGTAATCTTCATGGAGTGTGTTAGTGATTGATAATGTGTAATTAAGTCAGCAGAAGATAAAATTTCGAAAAATTAAGTTGTATTAGTGTTATTGTATGTTTTTTGTGTAATATCCTCAAAATCGTTTTTTGGAGGTGGTGACTTGTAATGTCATTAATAGTGGGTATATGCTCCTCTCTTTTAAGTGTCTATTTAGTTTacaatatataattatttattattgatcaaTTCATTGTCAGTTCTTTGGATCTTGAAAGACTTTGGAATAAGATGTATAAGTGTAAAACGTTGTTTGTGAAGTCAATATCGGTTGTTGTGCTTCTATTGTCATGAAGGTTCACTTATGTATACATAAGTCCAGTTTGATTAATATGAATGTGCATACTACTATAGTTGAAGTTTGAAACCCCAATGGTTTTTATTTGAAAACATGTTTTTAAAATTATAGTGTTTTAGTTGATTTTTGTTAGTAATATGGTAATACAAATATCAGTTAGACCAACTCTACTTCATAAAAATCTTACTGTAGTTAAAAGATGTAAATCTTGATTTTGATTGTAAAACCTAGACAAAAGTGAGTGCCATATTGCAAAGCGAAGTGACTCTTAATAATATTTCTTAATTGAAACTTAATAATATGTTGCCTTGGGCACCTATTCTAAGAAATAAGAAGGCTCCACAGTTACTCTAATTTTTTAATTACAATGACATATGCATGATCCTTAACATATTTCAGTTTTCGAAACGCCATAATGTGATAGCTGACATTATAACACATATCTAGTTATATTAAATCCCTATTTCATTACATAATAGAACAAGTGGCACCTCTATTTTTCTTATTACTGAACTTTGATAATAATGTTAGCTTTATGGTTAATTTATGACAAGGATCCCCTTTAGGAAGTTACGTTTTAACTACTTTCCTGAATCCAATACCCTCTATGACACAAAAAAAAATAACAAATATTTTAGCTTTTGGATATGTATGTAATTGCTAAGATAAAGCAGCAGAGTATAGATGCATCAAGTTCAAGAGAACACATGTTTACAGTTTGGCAGGAGTAGGTTAGCATGTTTTTGCATTTTAACTGTTATATATTATTAACTATAAATGCTAGTTCagttctttttttttctttcccaCGCAAATTTGTTCCTCGTTACTAATTTTTACATAGAACTTAGAAGATGCACCAAGttgaaaaaatggtcccaaatCTTTCAAATCTCAGAGTAATAGTCTTCTTAATCCCAtgtttgttttattttttaaaacttGTAATAAGTTTCAAGTTGAGCTCATTGTAcagtttaaatttttttatatttgtgTAGAATAAATAATCTCCGGGAAAAATGTGTTCTGCTTTTAAACCACCCATCTAAAAAGCaagaattttaaataattatatgcTGACCAATTATACTGAAGCTTATACATATAGACAATTTGAGATATGCAAAAGTACTATCTCCCTGTCATAATTTTTCTATTGTTTTTAAATAATTACATGCAGACCAATTATCCGGAAGCTTATACATATAGACAATTTGAGTTATGTACAAGTACCATCTCCCTGCCATAAATTTTATTCTTGTTGTCTTCAACTATATGTACAAACATAGTTCATCTACAGTACTATATATATCTATCATCTTTCATTTTTACAATCTCCTTCAATTATTCCTGGTAGTAAAAGGGGAAGTAGGTTGTAACATTTTTAATTGGCATATTATCCCTATTGAGCACATAAATTTTCCTGTTTGCTTCTTTGCCGCCTAAAGTATACTAACACGGGCTCTCACATCAAATCTTAACATAATCTAAATTCTAAAAGAAACAGAAAAAAGTGTTAGCATGACTTCAGCCAGTACTGAACTCCTCTGcataagtagtctcactactaAGTTTATTATTGAACTTATTTTAGATATCCTAGACTGATTGGGGTTCAAGTTACATAGAAGGAACAAAGGAAAAGTTTTAGCATGACTTTGTGCATGTCTGTGCGTGAAATCTCTTGAAATAATGTTCAAACTCTTTGACTTCTGCCAGTACTGATTTCATCTTCATGTGTACTCTCACTAGTTTATTATTGAACTTATTTATGATATCCTAGAGTTATTTGCTTCGAAGTTACATATATATGAAATTTTAACCCCTTTTTCGTTGTAGTTTTTCTAGGTTTTAGCAAGGTTTCTTTAGCATTTATCGGTTTAGTGTTAAATTCCTCTGCTAACACCACCTTAAAATGACAGGTCGTAAGTCGCAAATCACACTGTCCCTAGAATTCATATTCCATAGGCCATTAAATATTTGTACACAAATTGGGGGTCCTATTTGATTAGATTCATACAATACGTTCTGAGCAAATGTTAATATGTTATTTATTTAAGGTGCACATCTGTTGTTAAGGTTGTACTAATAATTAACAGAACTATTTTCCCTGTTAGTATTCATGGATTGTTTGCAACAAAAGTCAATGACGATAATAGCTAATTAAAAAGTTTACAATCTCCCTCTCTGTATATACAACTATGCATGTGTCTCACTAGACACTGATTTAATGTGCCCTTTTTGGTGTATGTTTTCCTGACATCTGTTTTTTTTCAATTTGTATTGTTTTCACCTGGTCTGAATCCGGAGTATTGAAACTCTATGCTTCAAATTCTGAATTCTTATATGAACTAGCCAGGGTTGTTCTTATGGTTAATATTAAATTGCAGAAGCTGCCAAGAAGATACGAAAACCAAAACCTTGGAAGCATTCTGAGGCAATCACTAGGGCACAACTAAAACAGATGCGAGAGGAATTCTGGGATACTGCTCCACATTATGGTGGTCGTAAAGGTACTTCTGATAAATCTGCAATACATTCTTATTAAGTTCCTTCTAATTTCTCCAAGAAGGTTTTCAGTAATCCACATTGGAGTCAAATGTTCTCTATGCAGTAATATCGTCTTGTAGAGATTGTACAAGTGTTTGCTAGTAAAACCTCTAAATTCTCTTTTATTTACTTCCAGTCTTATATAGACTTATTATAAGTTGGTAATGTTATATTGTTAAAGAGTAATAAACTAGAAAATGGGCATTGTAGTCATCACTTTATGCCTTTCTTCATAGCCGAATGTGTCAAATGGTAAATATTTTAGAAATGATGATAACCACTGATTTGTGCTATAATATTTCCATGAACACGCTTAACAGGACATGGTGACCTGGATTTATCTCatctatttatatttattatgCGAAGCACATTCTAGAGCAGGACCTTACTTCGGGTCTTATTATTGGTTATATTTTAAACATGCTCTGAAGATTTGTCCGCAATGATTGTTGAACACTACATTTTTGTCCCTTTCTCCTTGGTCCTTTCTTTATTAAGTCTTGGAACAACATATCTGTTAATAGTGTCTCGGACCCTCAGAAAAGAACAATATATCATGGATCTATGTTCTTGCTTTGTTCTGCCCTTTAATCATTTCTGGTTTGtactatttttttttaatattatatagaAGTGTACTTGACATGTCTAAATCATTAAAGGAAATTTTTGTTGAGCCTCGGCTTTCAGTAATAGGAATAAGGCTGTATTTGGCATATTTGCTGTTTTTTATTTCACTGCGCATATTAATTTTCTCCTGTTGATAACTTGATAGATGTTATGCACATTATACATTTGAATGACAAATTTTAAATTTcagagatatgggatgcactcCAAGCTGCAGCTGAGGCCGACTTAACTCTTGCACAAGCAATCGTGGATAGTGCTGGTGTTATTGTCCAAAGTGCAGACCTAACAATCTGCTATGATGAAAGAGGTATGCAATCTAATGCAATTTGATGTCTTCAAAATTCAGAAGAAATTACTAATTCCGTCTATGAATGATTCTTGCAGGCGCAAAATACGAATTGCCTAAATATGTTTTGAGCGAACCAACTAATATAATCAGTGATAGTTGATCACCCAAGAGGAGGCAATTGAGTTATAAATGCTTTACTGAATCTGTAAATCATGTAAATTGGTCTCCTAaccatttgttttgttttaaagTTTAGTTTTACTACTTGTTACTGCTTTCTTCACCCATCTCTAAAGGCTCTTGCCAACGTTATTGCACTTTTACATGCACCGgactatatatatattgtgatTATAGTTTCTTGCTGTTTCATATATCTAAACTACttgataattatttatattaatgGGTATATATGTTGAATCGTTCTGTGCTGGATTTTTGTTGATCATCCCTGTGCTGGAATCTTtaagaaaaaaaagagagaggGATTAAGAAAACCATTGGGAGCTTCAATGAGATAGGTCCGGACAGATATCTCATTTCCCTTATGCGTGTACCAGACAATTTCTTGTTTCTTCCCTGCATCTGATCTTGTCATAGGAGTATTTATTCATAATGAGGTCTTAGTTTTTACAATGCCAGAAATTTGCCAGGTTGCTTTTGTACagttaaaaatttgaaatactCGTGACCGTACATCAGTTCATAACGATACACATTTATTAAAGATTTAAATATTAGTTTTTGTAATGCAAACGAATAGTTCATTACACCATATACACAATTATCTTAGAATACATTCACAACAAAGATTAAGACCCACAATAAATGTAGTTGTAAACATAACGCGGTAAATAAAATCAAATGAACTTAATTTACAAAACATTTCCCCTCTAAAATGTATCCAAAATAAATGTAGTTGTAAACCAAATGCGgtaaataataatcaaataaaCTTGAATTTACAAAATATCTCCCTTCTAATTCTAAAACGTAACCATTGCTAGGAGTACAATCTAAATTACAGTTTATATTGTCTAAATTTTTGACTTTTTGTAATTGAATGCTATACAGGACTTTAATTATATTTCTTCATACGGCCGGAGTCGTCGAGCCTAGTATCCTCTTTAAAGCTGCATTTGTGAGACTGGTCCAATATTCGCGCCTTTGATACATCTGAATACCCAAAAACCAACTCCACATTCTTGCACTTGATCAAAAAATACAACTCCTCGGATCGGTATACCCATCCTTTATGTAAGTTTTTTTCACCCAAACTGAAAACTTTATGTCAAATTTGAGAGAACCAGCATTGACACCCTGACTGACTTTATTGAATATTGAATCATCAATGTAACCTGACGATCCGCAAAACTCTCCGCCAAAGTGCTTGGGAGCGTTCCCTGGACTTGCGTTGAACGGCATAAGATTTGTTACCCCAATTATCTCATGATTGTAATATACGAATACTGTAATATCGGAAAAGTTCAAGTATCCATGAGTATCCATGGTTTTGAGACACATCTGGACGTTCCAGTCTGCGGAAATCTGGTTAGGGTGAGAGGAGAGGTTGAAGTTTGAGACCTTTAACGAATCAATTGTAATTTTGGGATTCTTAACGGTCGTAATTATAGTGAACACCAAGTATCCTTGACATGCTATAATACCTAAAATTATTACTAGCAGCGTTACCAGACACCAGTTTGGTACCAATTTGGTCCGAGGGTTGTCAGTAACTGGAGTTGATGTAGAGATGGTAGAGACTGATTTGACTCCAAGAGAGAACTGATCATTAGGGCGGACTGTCATAGTCAGGGGAGGAACTAGGGGGACCGAAGGGAGCTCCGAACCCCGCCAACTGCGGAATAAcccaaaattttaatataaaattttaaaatttactatCAAAAATTTTTTGGTCCCctagatttaaaaaaaattgaaattgagaattgattatacaaaattttattgattttgttaattatttCATTCAAAATAATATTGATTAGATGGAAATCATGGAATCTGTTcattaatcttaataattaataaataaacatataagATAAATATAGTACAATTTGAAACAAAAAAAAATGGTTAAAACTAAAATCTAAAAACATAACATACTTGTCCAGTTGTTATGCTCCGATCTCAAAACCCCAAATACACACTATACATACAAGTTACAAAATTACAATCCATAATATCATCTCTCTTTATCTACTCTACATTTGCATCTAATCCGTAAATATGAGTAAGAGAAAAGAGATTACATCCTATTTTTAACCCAAGAAGAAGCAAACAACTACTTGTAAAGATGAAGAACCTTCTGCCGCCTCAATTGAAGTCGCTGAAAATGGAGTTGAGCCTCTGATTTTTGGTGGGATAAACAGAAACTCCGAGTAAAATCCTCAAAATCCAGAGATTGTTAATGAAGGTATTGATTCTGAAAACACTGATGAAATTATTGATTTCAATTCATTAATACGTGATCCTGGTACGTGATCCTGGTTTGCGGAAACAAATTGAGACTTATCATCCAaataaaaaagatttaattaGCAGAGCATACATTGATCTTGACCCATATCAACCTGTGCAAGTTTATGCCTTATTTGGTCCAAAAAATCATCCCTGTCGATTTCAAAAGAGTTGGTTTGATAAATTTTCTTGGTTAGAGTACTCCCCAAAAAAAGATACAGCatattatttttattgttttctttttgCTAAAAATCCATTAGGAAGGTGTGGCTCGAATACTTTTACTGTAAAGGGGTTTAACAGTTGGAGGCAAGTAAACAATGGAAAAAATTGTGCTTTTAGATGTCATGTTGGGAAAGGAGATGGTTCTAATTCAGCTCATAATTTTGCGGCTAAATGTTATTATAATCTTAAAAATCAGCCTTGTCATTTGGAGAAGATAGTGGAGAAACAAAGTGCAGAAAAAATCAAACGAAATCGAATGCGTCTTAAAACATCGATAGATGCAATCAAATGGTTGACATTCCAAGCTTGTGCATCCAGATTTGAAGAATCTGTCTACTATTGGTGATTTATGTCATGGATTGGTAACCACAGGGAAAACTGACATGTATCCATTAGTTGATAGACTATTAAGGCCTGTCTTGACTCTTCGACCATCTATTGCAGCATCTGAACGAGTTTTTTCTGCTATGAAAATTGTGAAAACAAGTCTTCGCAATCGAATGGAAGATGAATTTCTTAGGGATTATTTGATATTGTATATTGAAAAGGAGATTGCGGAGACCATTTCTGCCGAGCAGattattgattttttttatttgatcAAAGAAAGGCGTGCACATCTCAAATAAATCggtatattttttatttttatttattttgatccCCTATATTAGATTCCTAGTTCCACTCCTCCATAATTATATCAAAGACCACGTGTTTTGTAATTAAGTAAGCTAATAAAGGAGCTATAAATTAAGAATTAGAAGGAGCTATCAATGCCAATGCCAATGCCAATGCCAATGCCAATGTATAGATATATATGAAAGATGTTGTCAGACCCTGACGCTAATAGCTAATTGTATAGATTttattggagatcaaattgtacTGGGAGCATCCCACAGTCCGGGTAGAATACGAATTCTAGCTACGTTGGATTGATTGCTGTTTTTTTTATAGCAGATATAGATTACATATCGCCCGAAgccaaaataataaataaatccATATAtgttattataaaaaaaattactatAACAAATAAACACAATAAGGGGTCAATTCGTTCAGAAAATTTGGGTATCAAGTATGAGTTTTATTCATTTCAAACTCATACATGATATTTGGTTCATGATTTATATTCTCGCTGAAACCCATTCGTGAAACCCACTTAGAATCAGATTTGATACCTTGGAAGTAGTGGGTATAAAGAAGTGGTACGAGCTatcagatttatttttattattcatCTTTATTTCTGTgattaaatataatttatgtacacatattttaaatttgatatattatttaattttaaataaaattataataatattgaTCTAATGCCAATTTgtaagatttaatttatttaaaaatatcaaattattatttaattggttAAATTATATTTTACTAATCATATACTTTTTTAGTAAATTTTTATTTGTAAATTGTGTAAGAATTTAATTTCAATGTACAATATAGAGTTGCACATTTAGAATCAAAATTGAAATAtcgattatatttaaaataaaacagatTCATTCCAACACTGAACCAAATATATAATATCAGAATCATTTGCATCCCCGTACCAGTCTAACCCGATTCCTGATTCCAAACATATACCGACTTCTGAACCAAACGACCATTCCAAACACATACAAACACATACCGACTTCTGAACCAAACGACCATTCCAAACACATACCGACTTCTGAACCAAACGACCCCTAAGTGTGATGCATTCCCAACAACActtttttgacaaatatggcttatatccttacaaatgagtatctgttctcGTAAATTCTCGGGGTGATCGAGAATTGAACAAAGACCTGG
This window contains:
- the LOC141670753 gene encoding uncharacterized protein LOC141670753, whose translation is MGCCGSSIAKGDEAAKKIRKPKPWKHSEAITRAQLKQMREEFWDTAPHYGGRKEIWDALQAAAEADLTLAQAIVDSAGVIVQSADLTICYDERGAKYELPKYVLSEPTNIISDS
- the LOC141673681 gene encoding uncharacterized protein LOC141673681, encoding MTVRPNDQFSLGVKSVSTISTSTPVTDNPRTKLVPNWCLVTLLVIILGIIACQGYLVFTIITTVKNPKITIDSLKVSNFNLSSHPNQISADWNVQMCLKTMDTHGYLNFSDITVFVYYNHEIIGVTNLMPFNASPGNAPKHFGGEFCGSSGYIDDSIFNKVSQGVNAGSLKFDIKFSVWVKKTYIKDGYTDPRSCIF